A part of Spodoptera frugiperda isolate SF20-4 chromosome 25, AGI-APGP_CSIRO_Sfru_2.0, whole genome shotgun sequence genomic DNA contains:
- the LOC118263619 gene encoding major facilitator superfamily domain-containing protein 6, with product MLLSKMNVNKKLLYIKGHYFFFNAGTAPLVPYLSTYARQLGFSSATVGLIYTILPIFGLIAKPLFGIIADRFKKQKSLFILFQIITIISFGAIYFIPENRSLTVELDCDGGITMLQSCYKSKDAVDNCKVDYLSNLSLNATSRCEMNCDMTSPKMWQTVCEHWHIPQYCYSNTNNIRYSSIVNKVTLKNDSCAYIAAGNVTLDGHVYSPRCRLGEVYVDVNEPCSFKCDNTKLSTAIGKDRVNMTCIDQNINYKLCPTDTVQLKDLTTDPLNSTCEASCDLDVTTPWRLMEICEWWKADTSSYCQPKTRQGEEFPKNLSFTGEILLSSTIQEHECVYMRLHQIELPMESGVVTKHYPVCGLKGQYEEKSDLFLSSCNIRCDNAVVNELIEGASDSRNDKNELTSTFWLFFVLMILSWIGQAVVVTFADAICFNLLGTKVTQYGKQRLWGSVGWGIFSLLTGFLIDTLSDGDYKNYSIAFILMFVFMMGDVAVSCFLETDSTRMSVNILADVGSLLSSLPTVLFLLWTIAVGLCTGLLWQFLFWLLEDISGLTCDGSGYIKTLQGLVSAIQTFGGEIPFLFVSGYVLKKVGHINMMSLVLLAFGVRFILYSLLSNPWWVLPIEMLQGVTFGMFYPTMTSYANFVSPPGTETTVQGLVGAVFEGVGTSLGSLIGGQLYGTYGGWITFRSFGIGAIICCGLNWLAFFILKDKIALVPSGYSSVIRYEQGNDMIFMLEDM from the exons ATGTTGCTTTCAAAGatgaatgttaataaaaaattattatatatcaaGGGTCATTACTTTTTCTTCAATGCTG gtACTGCACCACTTGTACCATACCTATCAACTTATGCACGTCAATTAGGATTCTCATCTGCCACAGTAGGATTAATTTACACTATACTGCCCATATTTGGTCTTATCGCAAAACCCCTTTTTGGAATTATTGCCGACAG ATTTAAGaaacaaaaatcattatttatcttgtttcaaataataactattatcaGTTTTGGAGCAATATATTTCATACCAGAAAACAGAAGCTTGACAGTTGAATTAGATTGCGATGGAGGTATTACTATGTTACAAAGTTGTTATAAGAGTAAAGATGCAGTGGACAATTGTAAAGTTGATTACTTGAGTAATTTAAGCCTCAATGCTACGTCTAGATGTGAG ATGAACTGTGACATGACGTCACCTAAAATGTGGCAGACGGTTTGCGAGCATTGGCACATACCTCAGTACTGCTACAGTAACACCAATAACATACGATATTCCTCAATCGTCAATAAAGTTACTTTGAAGAACGATAGTTGTGCCTATATAGCTGCAGGCAATGTGACCTTGGACG GCCACGTATACAGTCCTCGTTGCCGACTAGGTGAGGTCTATGTAGATGTTAACGAACCCTGTTCTTTCAAATGTGATAACACCAAGCTATCTACAGCCATAGGAAAGGATCGTGTTAATATGACTTGCATTgaccaaaatataaattacaaactGTGCCCTACCGATACTGTCCAACTTAAAGACCTTACTACGGATCCATTAAATAGCACATGCGAG gcTTCATGTGATCTTGACGTGACAACACCATGGCGGCTCATGGAAATATGCGAGTGGTGGAAAGCAGACACTTCAAGCTACTGCCAACCAAAGACCCGGCAAGGTGAAGAATTCCCAAAAAATCTTTCCTTTACTGGAGAAATACTGTTATCTTCTACAATTCAGGAACATGAATGCGTGTATATGCGGCTCCACCAGATCGAATTGCCCATGGAAAGTGGTGTTG TTACGAAACATTATCCGGTCTGTGGACTAAAGGGGCAATACGAAGAGAAATCTGATCTCTTTCTCTCTTCCTGTAATATACGTTGTGATAATGCTGTG gTAAATGAGTTGATTGAGGGCGCGTCGGATAGCAGAAACGACAAAAATGAATTAACATCAACATTTTGGCTGTTCTTTGTCTTGATGATACTTAGCTGGATTGGACAGGCTGTTGTTGTTACTTTCGCTGACGCTATCTGCTTTAATCTGCTCG GTACTAAAGTAACACAGTATGGAAAACAAAGACTATGGGGTTCAGTCGGATGGGGCATCTTTTCATTGCTGACTGGATTTCTCATAGATACACTTAGTGATGGGGATTACAAAAATTACTCTATTGCATTTATACTCATGTTCGTGTTTATGATGGGAGACGTCGCTGTTTCATGTTTTTTGGAG ACTGATTCAACTAGGATGTCGGTGAACATTTTGGCTGATGTTGGTTCCTTGCTATCGTCGTTGCCCACAGTTTTATTCTTATTGTGGACGATAGCAGTTGGTTTGTGCACCGGTTTGCTCTGGCAATTCCTGTTTTGGTTACTAGAAGACATATCAGGCCTCACCTGTGATGGTTCAGGCTACATAAAAACCTTACAAGGGTTGGTCAGTGCAATACAAACATTTGGAGGTGAAATACCTTTTCTATTTGTATCTG GTTATGTACTAAAAAAGGTTGGTCATATAAACATGATGAGCTTGGTTCTCCTGGCGTTTGGTGTTAGATTCATATTATACTCGTTACTAAGCAACCCCTGGTGGGTACTGCCTATTGAAATGTTGCAAGGCGTTACTTTTGGCATGTTCTACCCGACAATGACTTCGTATGCTAATTTTGTCTCACCGCCGGGAACAGAGACTACTGTTCAG GGATTGGTTGGGGCTGTCTTCGAAGGTGTTGGTACATCTTTGGGTAGTTTAATAGGAGGTCAACTGTACGGAACTTATGGAGGATGGATTACTTTCCGTTCGTTTGGCATTGGAGCCATAATATGCTGTGGATTGAACTGGCTGGCTTTCTTTATCCTAAAGGATAAAATAGCTTTAGTGCCTTCAG gtTATTCGTCCGTTATCCGATATGAACAAGGAAATGATATGATTTTCATGTTAGAAGACATGTAG